In the genome of Hyphomicrobium sp. ghe19, the window CGCTCGATCGCGTGCAGTTCGGCAAGCCGATCTATTCGTTCCCGCGCGTCCGCAACAAGGTCGTCATGATGGCCGTCGAGACGATGGTCGCCCGGCAGCTCACGTATTTCTCGGCGCGGCAGAAGGATGCCGGCCGGCGCTGCGATCTCGAAGCGGGCATGGCGAAGCTGCTCGGCGCGCGCGTCGCGTGGGCCAACGCCGACAACGCGCTGCAGATCCACGGCGGCAACGGTTTCGCGCTCGAATACCCGATCAGCCGCGTGCTCTGCGATTCTCGCATCTTGAATATCTTCGAGGGCGCTGCTGAAATTCAGGCGCAGGTGATTGCACGGCGCCTGCTCGAAGGCGCCAACTAGAACCCTTAGAGGGGGGAACGCTCATGCGGTTCATGCAGGCGATCATTGTCAGCGCGCTCGCCTTGGCGATGAGCGGTCCCGTCCTTGCAGAAGACGATGAGGACGGTCCTCTCGCTGCGAGCTGGGTCGCGACCGAACTCAGCGGCAAGCCCGTCGACGGTCTGACGCTCGACTACACAACGGACAAGGTTTCCGGCACCGGCGGGTGCAACCGCTTCAGCGGTCCCATTTCGATCGAGGACGACGCGATCCAGATCGGGCCGCTGGCCGCGACGAAGATGATGTGCGAAGGCAAATCCGAGATCGAGACGCAATATTTCACGGCGCTTGAAGCGGCGCGCTCATTCGTCGTCGAAGGTGATATGCTGACGTTGAAGGCCGACGACGGCCACGTGCTCGTGAAGTTCAAGAAATAGTGCGAGCGGGCGGCTGTCGCCGCAAGACCGGAGCCCCATGGCACGCTCTATTCTCATCACCGGATGCTCTTCCGGCATCGGCCTCGACGCGGCGCGGACGATGCGCGAGCGCGGCTGGCGCGTCATCGCAACGGCCCGCAAATCCGAAGACCTCGCCCGGTTGAAGAATTTCCTCGGCGTCGAAGTTCTGCCGCTCGAGCTCGCGGATTCTCAGTCGATCGCGACGTGCGCCATCAGTGCGCTGGAGATGACGCGCGGCAAGCTCGACGCGCTTTTCAACAACGCGGCGTTCGCGCAGCCGGGGGCAATCGAGGATCTGACCCCGAAGCTGCTGCGTGAGCAATTCGAGGTCAATGTGATCGGCACACACGATCTGACCCGCCGCCTCATCCCGGCGATGCGCAAGAATGGTGCGGGCCGCATCGTCAATTGCTCGTCCGTGCTCGGCCTGGTCGTCGCTCCCTATCGCGGTGCCTACTGCGCATCGAAATTCGCGCTCGAAGCGTTGACGGCGTCGTTGCGGCTTGAGCTCGAAGGTTCGGGAATTTCGGTTTCGCTCATCGAGCCGGGGCCGATACGCTCGCGGTTCGTGGAGCATGCGCTCGCGCGGCTGCTCGCAACCGTCGATATCGAGAATTCGCCCCATCGCGACGTTTACCAGGCGCGTATCGATGCCATGAAGGCGGGCGGAAAGATGACTTTCAAGCTCGAGCCCGAAGCGGTGACCAAACGGCTCATTCACGCCGTCGAAAGTGCGCGGCCGCAGCGGCACTATTACGTGACGACGCCGACGTATCTCGCCGCCGCCATGCGCCGGGTGCTGCCGCAGTTCGCGATCGATTATTTTACGCGGAATTCCTGACGGCCATCGGCGATGTGCCCAGCGAGCTTCGATCGCCAGACGGCGAGCTTCTCGTCGAGCGTTTTCGTGTAGAGCGGGCTCGACGACGGCAGTTCGATCAAGTCAAAATCGCCTGCCGCGACGATGCCGGGCTTCATGACGAAGCGGCGGAATAAATCGCGGGCCTTCTGTCCATTGAAAGCAATCGCCTTAATCGCGGGGTTGGCTGCGAAGTAGTCGGCGAATGCGTTCGCGGTCGGATTGCGGATAGCTGCATCCGCGCTGCCGATGCGCTCCGCGCCTTCGAGAACATCCCAAATCGCCCATCGATTGATTTCCAGGAGCGCGAGGCGGTCCTCATACAGGGGAGGCAAAGGCTTATTGGAAAGGGCGGCGATGAGCGGCCAGAAATGGTTTCTCGGATGTCCATAGTACCGCTGCAGGCGGAGGGATTCTTCACCGGGAAGCGTGCCGAGGATCAGCAAGCGCGCGCCTGCCGGGCTCAGCGGAGGAAAGCTGTATTTGATGATCGGACTGGTTTCGATCGTCGGCGCTTTTCTTCGCTCGGCAGCCATTAGCCGCTCACGCTCGATGGTAGGGATGTCCGGAAAGGATCGTCGCGGCGCGGTAAAGCTGCTCCACGAGAACGACGCGCGCAAGGCCGTGCGGAAGGGTCAGGGAGCCGAGGGAGAGCTTTACGGACGCGGCGGCGAGGGCTCCGTCGCCGTGGCCGTCCGGACCTCCGATCAGGAAGTTGCACGTCTTTGCGCCGCCATCGCGGGTTTCGCGGATGAGGGCTGCGAAGGCTTCGCTGGTGAAAGAGCGTCCCAACGGGTCGAGTGCTATTGTGACGTCGCCCGCGCCGATCTCCCGCAGGAGGCGGGCCGCTTCATCGCGCTTGCGCTCGTCGACGCCGGCGGCGCGGCTTTCGGAGAATTCCCGGATCTCGATGGGGCCTAGGCCGAGCGATTTGCCCGTGCCGTTGAGGCGTTTGGCATAGCGCTCGACGATGGCGCGTTCCTCGGCGTCCTTCAGTTTCCCGATCGCCGAGATCGCGATGCGCATCAATCAACCGCCTCGCGGCCGAAGGTGTTCGGCCGCGTCTGTTTCAGGTCGTGCAATTCCGCGCAATCAGTGTTGCGAGGAGTCGCCGCGCGATGCGTCCGGCGGGATCTCCGCCTGCCACATCTTTTCGAGGTTATAGAATTCGCGCACCTCGGGACGGAAGACGTGGACGATCACGTCGCCCGTGTCGATCAGGACCCAGTCGCAGGCGCCCAAGCCTTCTACTCTGACGCGGGCTTCGCCGCGCGCCTTGAGCTTTTCCCGCAGCTGTTCGGCGATGGCGCCCACGTGCCGGTCATTACGGCCCGACGCGACGACCATGAAATCGCCCAATGCGGATTTGCCTTTGAGGGGGAGGGACACGATCTCCTCTGCCTTTGCGTCGTCAAGCCAACGGACGACATCATCGAGCAGGGCGGCCGAGTCCGGCGCCGGAGCGGCGGACGAGGCGGATGAGGTGCTCTTACGAGCGGCCTCGGTTGTGGTTCGAATCAAGCGGCGAACGTCCTTTGCTGGTTGGTCCCGCATGTCTTTCAGGGTCCGGGTTATCCGGAGCACGGGGGATATTAATCGGCGTCGGGCCCAGCCGCAATTAGAAACCGGGGCCGTCGTAGAAGTGTCATATAGGTCAATGACTTAATTATTCCGTTCGAAGCTCGGCCGGGATTGCCTTACGCAAAGCCGTCGAGGAAAGGCCGGAAAGCCGTATGGTCAGCAGCATCCAGGCGGGCGGATGCCGATCGGCCAGGGTGGCTGCTTCGGATTCCGGCACGCGATAGCGCTCGAGTGCCCGGGCGGCGGGTGAGGATAGGGCGGCGTGGCGCCAGTTCGGCCGGTCGACGATCGCTATCGGCATGATCTCTGCGATGTGGCGCCAGTGCTGCCAACGGTCGAAGTAGGCGAGATTGTCGGCGCCCATGATCCAGACGAAACGCACGGCGGGGTAGCGCCGCTTCAGAAACGATAGTGTCCCGGCGGTGTAGCGGGTGCCGAGTTCGCGCTCGAAGCCCGTAATCTTCATTTTCGGTCCGTGGGCGAATTTGCGGACAAGGCCCATGCGGTCGGCGAGCGGGGAAAGTCCGTTGGGCGATTTCAGGGGGTTGCCCGGCGTTATGAGCCACCAGACCTGATCGAGCTTCAGCCGCTTCATGGCCGCTTCGGCGGCGATGCGGTGACCGTCATGGGGAGGGTTGAACGTACCCCCCATTACGCCAATGCGTTGCCCCGGAAGACAGAAAGGGGTGTTGACGCGAAGGGAGCCGAAGCTTTGCAGCGGTATCTTTCGCGTCAATGGCGACGTGCCTCTCCGCGGTTCATCACTTCGGCCGGATCTGGCCGTTGCCGCGTACTTTGTACTTGAAGCTCGTCAATTGCTCGACGCCGACGGGTCCGCGTGCGTGCATCTTGCCGGTCGCGATACCGATCTCGCCGCCAAAGCCGAATTCACCGCCATCGGCGAACTGGGTCGAGGCGTTGACGAGGACGATGGCCGAGTCCACGCGATCGAGAAAGCGTTCGGCGGTTGCCTCGGCCTCGGTGATGATGGCGTCGGTATGCTGCGAGCCGTAGCGCGCGATGTGGTCGATTGCTTCGTCGACGCCATCGACCATTTTCACGGCGATGATCGGTTCGAGGAATTCCTTACCGTAATCGTCGGCGGATGCCGCTTTGACGCGCGGGTCGGCCTTCTGGGCGACCGCGTCGCCGCGCACTTCGCATCCCTCGTCCAACAGTGCCTTGACCAGGGGGGTCACGAAATCGCTCTTGGCGTTCTTGTCGATGAGCAGGCACTCGGTCGCGCCGCAAACTCCGGTACGGCGCATCTTGGCGTTGACGACGATCGGCAGCGCGATGGTCATGTTCGCGGCTTCGTCGACGTAGGTGTGGCAGATGCCTTCGAGATGCGCGAAGACCGGCACGCGCGCTTCGTCCTGAACGCGTTGCACCAAGCTTTTGCCGCCGCGGGGAACGATCACGTCGATGGCGCCTTCGAGGCCGCGCAGCATCGCGCCCACGGCTTCGCGGTCCGTCGTCGGGACGAGCTGAATGGAGGCTTCGGGAAGGCTGGCAGCGCGAAGTCCTTCGACGAGGCAGGCGTGGATGGCCACGCTCGAATGATGGCTTTCCGAGCCGCCGCGCAGGATCGACGCGTTGCCCGCTTTCAGCGAAAGCGCGCCGGCGTCGGCCGTTACGTTCGGGCGGCTTTCGTAGACGATGCCGATGGTTCCCAGGGGAACGCGAACGCGCTGGAATTTCAAGCCGTTCGGCCGCGTCCACTCGGCCAGCACAGTGCCGACGGGGTCGGGCAGATCGGCGATTTCCTCGAGCGCCTTGGCGATGCCTTCGACGCGCTTTTCATTGAGAAGAAGACGGTCGACGAAAGAGTCGGGACGGCAGGCAGCTTTCGCCGCTTCGATATCCCGGGCGTTGGCTTCGAGAATTTTGGGCGTCGCGCCGCGCAGCGCCTTGGCGGCGGCCTTGAGGGCTTTGTTCTTTTCTTCCGGCGTGGCGATACCGAGGCGGCGGCTTGCTGCCTTCGCGGCTTCTCCGATGCCGCGCATCAACGCGGCCGTATCGTTCTCGATGCGCTCCGGTCTGTTCATCTTCAAGTCCTCGTCAACGCCATATCGTCCCGGTGGATGAGCGTGTCGCGACCCTCGTAACCGAGGATTGCGGCGATCTCACCGGATCGTTTGCCTATGATACGCCGAGCTTCGTCCGCCGCATAGGCGACAAGGCCCCGGCCGAGCTCGCGTCCGTCGGCCGAGCGGATGATGACGGCATCGCCACGGCCGAACGTGCCATCGATCCGGGTTACGCCGGCCGGCAGGAGGCTTTTGCCTGTCAGCAGTGCTTTCTCGGCGCCCGCGTCGAGAAAGATTTGGCCGTTCGGCACCAGTTGGCCCGAGATCCAGCGCTTCTTCGCGGTGACCGGATCGGACTTCGCAATGAACCACGTGACGCGCGCGCCTTCGGAAATGGCGCGCAGCGGATGGTAGATTTTGCCCGTGGTGATGACCATGTGGGTGCCTGCGGCCAGCGCGATCTTGCCGGCCGTAATCTTGGTCTTCATGCCGCCTTTGGACAGCTCCGTTCCGGCGTCGCCAGCCATCGCCTCGATCTCCGGCGTGATCTCGGTGACGAGGGGGATGTGCTCGGCGCTGGAATCGTCGTTCGGGGGCGCGGTATAGAGACCATCGATGTCCGACAGCAGGACGAGGCAATCGGCGGACACCATCGAGGCGACGCGCGCCGACAGCCGATCATTGTCGCCGTAGCGGATTTCCGCCGTCGCGACAGTGTCGTTTTCGTTGACGACGGGAATGGCCTTCAACGCGAGCAGCACTTCGATGGTGTTGCGGGCGTTCAAATAGCGTTGGCGTTCCTCAGTGTCGCCGAGCGTCAGCAGAACCTGAGCCGCCGTCAAGCCGCGGGCGGCGGCGAGTTCCTGATAGGCGTGGGCGAGACTGATCTGGCCGACGGCGGCCGCGGCCTGGCTCTGTTCGAGTTCGAGCACGCCCTTGGGGAGCTTAAGTGCATGGCGTCCGAGGGCGATCGAGCCCGATGAGACGAGGACGATTTCCTTGCCCGCCTTCGCGAGCTGGGCAACGTCGTCCATCAGGGAGTTCAGCCAAGCGGATTTGATGCGCCCCGTTTCGCGATCGGTCAGCAGGGCCGATCCGATCTTGACCACGATGCGCCGAGCGCTCGCCCATTCAGGGCGCGCGGTGTGCGTCGTGGCATCGGAGGCTGACGTGGAGACCATTTCCATCTCGAAAAAAGGCGCCGGGAAAGCGGGCGGGCTGCCTGCTTATGTTCAAATGCAGGCATTCCGGCAAGGGGCGGGCACCGCATACCCGCAATGCCAGGAGAATTTTTACCAATCGCCCGCCCGAAAGGCTAATCCCGCATTACGGGACGAACGACAGGAAGAGAAAGGTGCCGAATATCACGAGGTGAAGGAAGCCGAAGAGCACGTTGGTCCGGCCTGTTCCAAACGTCAGCATGCTCGTCGCCAGCGCCATGACGAGAAGGACGACGTCGTCCATATCGAGGCCGAGAACAAGCGGCTTGTGAATAAAGAGATTCGCTGCCGCGATGGCCGGGATCGTCAGCCCGATGGTTGCCAAGGATGATCCGAGCGCGAGGTTAATACTCTTCTGCAGTTCGTCCCTTCGCGCGGATTTGACGGCGGATATCGATTCCGGAGTCAAAACGATCAACGCGATGATGACGCCGCTGATGCTTGCCGGAGCGTGTGATCTCGACACGCCGAAGTCGATCACAACGGCGAAGAGCTTGGCCAGCAACACGACGGCGGCCAATGCAACACATAACAGGAGCGCTGCGAGTGCGAGCTTGGTTTGTTGGCTTTTGGGCGACGAGGCGCCCTCTTTTTCTTCTATATGGTCGCCGACGAAGTAACCTCTATGCAGGACAGTCTGCGTGTAGAGGAAAACCATATAGAGCGCGATCGTCACGACGCTGATGTAGATCAGCTGGCTTTCCGAATAGAGATTGCCTGGCGCCGTTATGGTGTAATTCGGCAGGATGAGCGTCAACGTCGTCAGAACGATGAGCATGGCGAGATAGATTTTCGCCGACGTCACATCGAACCTCTGCTGGCGGTAGCGAATTCCTCCGACGACGATGCAGAGGCCAACGAGGCCGGTCGTGACAATCATGACGACGGCGAAAACCGTTTCTCGCACGAGCGTCGGCGTCGCCTTGCCGGTCATCATCAAGGCAACGATCAGCGCCAATTCGATCACTGTGACAGCGATGGTCAGGACGAGCGTACCCAGAGGCTCACCCAAGATGTGCGCGACTTCTTCGGCATGATAGACGGCCGCGAACACCGCACCGACGAGCAACGGGACGAGAATTATGGTTTCGACTATGCCGAGCGTGTGAGTTGCGAAGTCGTCGCCATATCCCGTCGCAGTCGCCACAACGAAAAACAGAAGACCCAAAACGGGCATTGCCCAGGTCCATACTGGGAATCTGGCCGAATGGGTCATGCTTTGGTTTTCCTGGATGCTTTATCTGTTGGGGGGGGCGGGCTAGATGTAGTTAATTGTGAGTGAGTTGCGCGCCTCCGGCAAGTGATCCAGTACCATCAGCCGAAATTTACGGCTGCCAGGGGCCGGGCGCTTCGGCGTCGGCGTCTTCTTCTGCCGTGTCTGCACGCGAAATTTCGCGCGTGATCGCGTAAAGCGCTTCCTTCACGCCTTTGCCGGAGACAGCCGAGAGTATCAGCGGCGTTTTGCGTGACGCTTTTTTCAGAATGTCGCGGCGCTCGAGTAATATCGCTTCGTCGACCGCATCGCATTTCGAAAGCGCGACGATCTCTTTCTTTTTCTCGATGCCGTTGCCATACGCCTTGAGCTCGCGGCGGATGGTTTTGTAATCGGCGGCGACATCTTCGGAGGTGACGTCCACCAAGTGCAGAAGAACGCGGCAACGTTCGACGTGGCTGAGAAAGCGGTCGCCGAGACCGGCGCCGTCGTGCGCGCCTTCAATCAGGCCTGGGATGTCGGCCAGAACGAAATCGACGTCGCCCGCGCGTACCACGCCGAGGTTTGGGTGCAGCGTCGTGAACGGGTAGTCTGCGATTTTCGGTTTCGCTGCCGATACGGCCGCAAGGAATGTCGATTTGCCCGCGTTCGGGAGGCCGACGAGCCCGGCATCGGCGATGAGCTTCAGTTTCAGCCAGATCGTCATTTCTTCGGGAGGCTGGCCGGGGTTGGCGTGGCGCGGAGCCTGGTTCGTCGCGCTTTTGAAATAGGCGTTGCCGAAGCCGCCGTTACCGCCTTTTGCAAGGCGCACGCGCTGGCCGGGCGTGGTCATGTCGGCGAGCAGCGTTTCGCCATCCTCGGCAAAAACCTGCGTGCCGGGCGGAACCTTGATGGTGCAGTCCTTGCCGTTCGGTCCCGCACGGTTCTGGCCCATGCCCGGCGTGCCGTTTTCGGCGAAGAAGTGCTGCTGGTAGCGGTAATCGATGAGCGTATTCAGGTTCTGCACGCACTCGACGTAGACGTCGCCGCCCTTGCCGCCGTCACCGCCGTTCGGTCCACCGAACTCGATGAACTTCTCACGCCGGAAGGCGATGCAACCATTGCCGCCCGCTCCGGACCGAATGTAGACTTTTGCCTGATCGAGAAATTTCATGATGCCAAAGCTCTAATGGCCATAGTCCAGGGACGACGGCGCTCGTATGAGAGTGCAGGTAGCTCGCACTGGCGCGCCTCGCACCAACCGGTTGCCGAGCCTGACAGTCTGAAGCCCAGCTTGCGAATGACGCGCGCCGAGGCCCCGTTGTCCGTCAGATGCTTGCATACGAAGCGGCGCACGCCTGCCTTAGCGAAACCGTAGGCCATGACCGCGCGAGCGGCTTCCGTTGCGTAGCCTTGACCCCAATAGGCCTTGCCGAGCCAATAGCCAAGCTCTGCGTCGCCATTGGCTTCGGCTGTGAAGCCGCAGATGCCGATCAATTCGCCGTCCAGTTCGATGCCGAACACTTCTTCGCGCTCGGCGAGGCCGTTAACCCACTCGAGAGCGGCGTCTTCGCTGTAGGGATAGGGAATGCGGCCGGTCATGCTTGCAACGTCCCAGTCGCCGGCGAGCACGGCGATGCGGGCGGCATCACCGTCAACGACGGCCCTGAGACGGAGGCGTGCGGTTTTCATAGCCTCGGCTAATGAATGAAATTCAGATCACGATATGAGCGCGAGCCCAAAAAGGCAAAAGGGGACGGCAAAGCCATCCCCATGGTCGTTGATTTTCTGTG includes:
- the obgE gene encoding GTPase ObgE produces the protein MKFLDQAKVYIRSGAGGNGCIAFRREKFIEFGGPNGGDGGKGGDVYVECVQNLNTLIDYRYQQHFFAENGTPGMGQNRAGPNGKDCTIKVPPGTQVFAEDGETLLADMTTPGQRVRLAKGGNGGFGNAYFKSATNQAPRHANPGQPPEEMTIWLKLKLIADAGLVGLPNAGKSTFLAAVSAAKPKIADYPFTTLHPNLGVVRAGDVDFVLADIPGLIEGAHDGAGLGDRFLSHVERCRVLLHLVDVTSEDVAADYKTIRRELKAYGNGIEKKKEIVALSKCDAVDEAILLERRDILKKASRKTPLILSAVSGKGVKEALYAITREISRADTAEEDADAEAPGPWQP
- a CDS encoding DNA-deoxyinosine glycosylase, translated to MAAERRKAPTIETSPIIKYSFPPLSPAGARLLILGTLPGEESLRLQRYYGHPRNHFWPLIAALSNKPLPPLYEDRLALLEINRWAIWDVLEGAERIGSADAAIRNPTANAFADYFAANPAIKAIAFNGQKARDLFRRFVMKPGIVAAGDFDLIELPSSSPLYTKTLDEKLAVWRSKLAGHIADGRQEFRVK
- a CDS encoding nicotinate-nucleotide adenylyltransferase — protein: MQSFGSLRVNTPFCLPGQRIGVMGGTFNPPHDGHRIAAEAAMKRLKLDQVWWLITPGNPLKSPNGLSPLADRMGLVRKFAHGPKMKITGFERELGTRYTAGTLSFLKRRYPAVRFVWIMGADNLAYFDRWQHWRHIAEIMPIAIVDRPNWRHAALSSPAARALERYRVPESEAATLADRHPPAWMLLTIRLSGLSSTALRKAIPAELRTE
- a CDS encoding GNAT family N-acetyltransferase, whose product is MKTARLRLRAVVDGDAARIAVLAGDWDVASMTGRIPYPYSEDAALEWVNGLAEREEVFGIELDGELIGICGFTAEANGDAELGYWLGKAYWGQGYATEAARAVMAYGFAKAGVRRFVCKHLTDNGASARVIRKLGFRLSGSATGWCEARQCELPALSYERRRPWTMAIRALAS
- a CDS encoding calcium:proton antiporter, which codes for MTHSARFPVWTWAMPVLGLLFFVVATATGYGDDFATHTLGIVETIILVPLLVGAVFAAVYHAEEVAHILGEPLGTLVLTIAVTVIELALIVALMMTGKATPTLVRETVFAVVMIVTTGLVGLCIVVGGIRYRQQRFDVTSAKIYLAMLIVLTTLTLILPNYTITAPGNLYSESQLIYISVVTIALYMVFLYTQTVLHRGYFVGDHIEEKEGASSPKSQQTKLALAALLLCVALAAVVLLAKLFAVVIDFGVSRSHAPASISGVIIALIVLTPESISAVKSARRDELQKSINLALGSSLATIGLTIPAIAAANLFIHKPLVLGLDMDDVVLLVMALATSMLTFGTGRTNVLFGFLHLVIFGTFLFLSFVP
- the rsfS gene encoding ribosome silencing factor; the encoded protein is MRDQPAKDVRRLIRTTTEAARKSTSSASSAAPAPDSAALLDDVVRWLDDAKAEEIVSLPLKGKSALGDFMVVASGRNDRHVGAIAEQLREKLKARGEARVRVEGLGACDWVLIDTGDVIVHVFRPEVREFYNLEKMWQAEIPPDASRGDSSQH
- a CDS encoding glutamate-5-semialdehyde dehydrogenase is translated as MNRPERIENDTAALMRGIGEAAKAASRRLGIATPEEKNKALKAAAKALRGATPKILEANARDIEAAKAACRPDSFVDRLLLNEKRVEGIAKALEEIADLPDPVGTVLAEWTRPNGLKFQRVRVPLGTIGIVYESRPNVTADAGALSLKAGNASILRGGSESHHSSVAIHACLVEGLRAASLPEASIQLVPTTDREAVGAMLRGLEGAIDVIVPRGGKSLVQRVQDEARVPVFAHLEGICHTYVDEAANMTIALPIVVNAKMRRTGVCGATECLLIDKNAKSDFVTPLVKALLDEGCEVRGDAVAQKADPRVKAASADDYGKEFLEPIIAVKMVDGVDEAIDHIARYGSQHTDAIITEAEATAERFLDRVDSAIVLVNASTQFADGGEFGFGGEIGIATGKMHARGPVGVEQLTSFKYKVRGNGQIRPK
- a CDS encoding SDR family NAD(P)-dependent oxidoreductase; its protein translation is MARSILITGCSSGIGLDAARTMRERGWRVIATARKSEDLARLKNFLGVEVLPLELADSQSIATCAISALEMTRGKLDALFNNAAFAQPGAIEDLTPKLLREQFEVNVIGTHDLTRRLIPAMRKNGAGRIVNCSSVLGLVVAPYRGAYCASKFALEALTASLRLELEGSGISVSLIEPGPIRSRFVEHALARLLATVDIENSPHRDVYQARIDAMKAGGKMTFKLEPEAVTKRLIHAVESARPQRHYYVTTPTYLAAAMRRVLPQFAIDYFTRNS
- a CDS encoding META domain-containing protein: MRFMQAIIVSALALAMSGPVLAEDDEDGPLAASWVATELSGKPVDGLTLDYTTDKVSGTGGCNRFSGPISIEDDAIQIGPLAATKMMCEGKSEIETQYFTALEAARSFVVEGDMLTLKADDGHVLVKFKK
- the proB gene encoding glutamate 5-kinase translates to MVSTSASDATTHTARPEWASARRIVVKIGSALLTDRETGRIKSAWLNSLMDDVAQLAKAGKEIVLVSSGSIALGRHALKLPKGVLELEQSQAAAAVGQISLAHAYQELAAARGLTAAQVLLTLGDTEERQRYLNARNTIEVLLALKAIPVVNENDTVATAEIRYGDNDRLSARVASMVSADCLVLLSDIDGLYTAPPNDDSSAEHIPLVTEITPEIEAMAGDAGTELSKGGMKTKITAGKIALAAGTHMVITTGKIYHPLRAISEGARVTWFIAKSDPVTAKKRWISGQLVPNGQIFLDAGAEKALLTGKSLLPAGVTRIDGTFGRGDAVIIRSADGRELGRGLVAYAADEARRIIGKRSGEIAAILGYEGRDTLIHRDDMALTRT
- the rlmH gene encoding 23S rRNA (pseudouridine(1915)-N(3))-methyltransferase RlmH produces the protein MRIAISAIGKLKDAEERAIVERYAKRLNGTGKSLGLGPIEIREFSESRAAGVDERKRDEAARLLREIGAGDVTIALDPLGRSFTSEAFAALIRETRDGGAKTCNFLIGGPDGHGDGALAAASVKLSLGSLTLPHGLARVVLVEQLYRAATILSGHPYHRA